From Virgibacillus natechei, the proteins below share one genomic window:
- the guaA gene encoding glutamine-hydrolyzing GMP synthase yields METNEMILVLDFGSQYNQLITRRIREHGVYSELHSHKLTAETIKEMNPQGIILSGGPHSVYDENSFRCDEGIFDLGIPVLGICYGMQLMALHYGGKVEKAENREYGKALIDLQDGPILFNDTPSNQTVWMSHGDKVIEAPSSFQVDATSPSTPIAAMSDPDNKLYGVQFHPEVRNSEYGNHLLKQFVFEVCECDGEWTIENFIDMEVEKIRNKVGDRKVLCALSGGVDSSVVAALIHKAIGDQLTCIFVDHGLLRKDEGNDVTKIFSEDFNMNIIMVDAKDRFLSKLKGVDDPEKKRKIIGNEFIYVFDDEADKLKDIDFLAQGTLYTDIIESGTETAHTIKSHHNVGGLPENMQFELIEPLNTLFKDEVRELGSQLGLPDRVVWRQPFPGPGLAIRVLGEVTEEKLEIVRESDAILREEIAAAGLDRDIWQYFTVLPDIRSVGVMGDARTYDYTIGIRAVTSIDGMTSDWARIPWEILEKISTRMVNDVEHINRVVYDVTSKPPATIEWE; encoded by the coding sequence ATGGAAACGAATGAGATGATACTTGTATTGGATTTTGGAAGCCAATATAACCAGCTTATCACAAGAAGAATAAGGGAACATGGCGTATACAGTGAATTGCACTCCCACAAGCTAACAGCAGAAACGATCAAGGAAATGAATCCTCAAGGTATTATCCTGTCAGGTGGCCCGCATAGTGTGTATGACGAAAATAGCTTTCGCTGTGATGAAGGTATTTTTGATCTAGGTATTCCTGTATTGGGTATTTGCTACGGGATGCAATTAATGGCACTCCATTATGGTGGTAAAGTTGAAAAGGCGGAGAACCGTGAATATGGAAAAGCGCTTATTGATTTGCAAGACGGACCTATTCTTTTTAATGATACCCCATCTAATCAAACAGTATGGATGAGTCATGGTGACAAAGTGATCGAAGCTCCGTCTTCATTTCAGGTTGATGCAACAAGTCCGTCTACACCAATTGCAGCAATGAGCGATCCAGACAATAAATTATATGGTGTTCAATTCCATCCAGAAGTACGTAATTCGGAATATGGAAATCATTTACTGAAGCAATTTGTGTTTGAAGTTTGTGAATGTGATGGAGAATGGACGATTGAGAATTTCATCGATATGGAAGTAGAAAAAATTCGGAACAAAGTCGGTGATCGAAAGGTATTATGTGCATTAAGCGGTGGCGTTGATTCATCCGTTGTAGCAGCCTTGATTCATAAAGCAATTGGCGACCAACTAACATGCATATTTGTTGATCACGGCCTCCTTCGAAAAGATGAAGGAAATGACGTAACGAAGATATTTTCAGAAGACTTTAATATGAACATTATTATGGTTGATGCAAAAGACCGTTTTCTGTCCAAGCTAAAGGGAGTGGACGATCCGGAGAAGAAGCGTAAAATTATCGGCAATGAATTTATCTATGTATTTGATGATGAAGCGGATAAACTCAAAGATATTGACTTTCTGGCACAAGGAACATTGTACACAGACATAATTGAAAGTGGAACTGAAACAGCGCATACGATTAAGTCTCATCACAATGTTGGTGGACTGCCGGAAAACATGCAATTTGAGCTGATTGAGCCACTAAATACACTTTTCAAAGATGAAGTTCGCGAACTTGGATCCCAATTAGGGCTACCAGATCGTGTAGTGTGGCGCCAGCCTTTCCCAGGACCAGGTTTAGCCATTCGTGTACTAGGTGAGGTTACAGAAGAAAAGCTTGAAATTGTTCGTGAATCGGATGCCATTTTGCGTGAAGAGATTGCTGCTGCAGGATTAGATCGCGATATTTGGCAGTATTTCACCGTGCTACCAGATATTCGAAGTGTTGGCGTAATGGGAGATGCTCGAACATACGATTATACGATTGGCATACGAGCGGTTACATCAATCGACGGCATGACCTCAGACTGGGCACGTATTCCCTGGGAGATCCTAGAAAAGATATCAACTAGAATGGTAAATGATGTGGAGCATATTAACCGCGTTGTGTATGATGTTACGAGTAAACCGCCGGCTACGATTGAATGGGAATAG
- a CDS encoding NCS2 family permease, which produces MKKYFNFRELGTNYRTEFMAGLTTFLAMAYILFVIPSTLALTGVEDLPEGVTRMDQDAVFVATALAAAVGSLFMGIIAKYPIVLGPGMGLNAFFAYTVMLGYGIPWETALSGVLVSGIIFVILTLTGIREKIINAIPANLKLAVGAGIGLFIAFIGLQSAGIVVGDPDTLLALGDITSPTVLLAIFGLIVSVVLLTLGIKAGIFYGMILTVVVGIAFGLIAAPSGVDGIVSGVPSIAPTFGQAFLNLGDIFTMEMLLVILTFLFVDFFDTAGTLVAVARQAGLVKNNKLPRAGKALFADSAATVVGATLGTSTTTAYVDSAAGVGVGGRTGLTAIVAAGFFLLALFFSPLLSVVTAEVTAPALIIVGIMMSSALKNIDWDQFEIAVPAFFTVLTMPLTYSIATGIAIGFIFYPITMLLKKRASEIHPIMYGMFVIFVLYFIFLT; this is translated from the coding sequence ATGAAGAAGTATTTTAATTTTAGAGAATTAGGTACAAACTATCGAACAGAATTTATGGCAGGATTAACGACATTTTTGGCTATGGCATATATTCTTTTTGTCATTCCATCAACCCTAGCATTGACCGGAGTAGAAGATCTGCCTGAAGGGGTAACTCGTATGGATCAGGATGCTGTATTTGTTGCTACAGCACTAGCTGCAGCTGTTGGCTCCTTATTCATGGGGATAATTGCAAAATATCCGATTGTGCTGGGTCCTGGTATGGGATTAAACGCGTTTTTTGCCTATACCGTTATGCTTGGTTATGGTATCCCGTGGGAAACGGCCTTATCAGGTGTGTTAGTATCTGGAATTATTTTTGTTATTCTAACGTTAACAGGGATTCGGGAAAAAATTATTAATGCCATCCCTGCAAATTTAAAGCTGGCAGTAGGCGCTGGAATCGGTTTATTTATCGCTTTTATCGGTCTGCAAAGTGCAGGTATTGTGGTTGGAGACCCCGATACGTTACTGGCTCTAGGTGATATAACATCACCAACTGTGTTACTAGCGATATTTGGGCTTATTGTTTCTGTGGTCTTGCTTACGCTTGGTATAAAAGCGGGGATATTTTATGGTATGATTCTAACAGTTGTAGTAGGTATTGCTTTTGGTTTAATTGCCGCGCCTTCAGGGGTTGATGGAATCGTCAGTGGTGTTCCGAGTATCGCACCAACATTTGGGCAGGCGTTTTTAAATTTAGGTGATATTTTCACCATGGAAATGCTTTTGGTTATTTTAACGTTCTTATTCGTTGACTTCTTTGATACTGCAGGAACGCTGGTTGCAGTAGCGAGGCAAGCTGGTTTGGTGAAAAACAATAAATTGCCTCGTGCCGGAAAGGCGTTATTCGCTGATTCTGCAGCAACAGTGGTTGGCGCAACGCTCGGTACATCGACAACAACAGCTTATGTAGATTCCGCTGCCGGCGTCGGTGTGGGAGGTCGAACCGGATTGACAGCCATAGTTGCAGCAGGTTTTTTCCTTTTGGCATTATTCTTCTCTCCATTATTAAGTGTTGTAACAGCAGAAGTAACCGCGCCTGCATTGATCATTGTCGGTATCATGATGTCATCCGCATTGAAAAATATTGACTGGGATCAATTCGAAATTGCAGTACCGGCATTTTTCACTGTGCTTACGATGCCATTAACCTACAGTATTGCGACAGGGATAGCGATTGGGTTTATTTTCTACCCGATAACAATGTTGTTGAAAAAACGTGCAAGCGAGATACACCCGATCATGTATGGAATGTTTGTTATCTTTGTGTTGTACTTTATTTTCTTAACTTAG
- a CDS encoding YndM family protein produces the protein MRHVTAIVIKFLLTAVVVFAIMSTFNMPTFTDMLLISLLTTGLAYIIGDLLILPKFGNTIAAIADFGLATISIWILSYVFIGANFPAFTAAIITGFFLSICEGVFHIYMKRKVLIEKEKENKQYRLGTNQLQTEFSQEKAIHKGKKK, from the coding sequence ATGAGACATGTAACAGCCATTGTAATTAAATTTTTACTAACCGCAGTTGTAGTCTTCGCCATTATGTCAACCTTTAATATGCCAACTTTTACAGATATGTTATTGATTAGTTTACTGACAACGGGACTGGCGTATATCATCGGAGATTTGTTGATCCTCCCCAAGTTCGGAAATACGATTGCTGCGATAGCTGATTTCGGCCTTGCTACGATATCTATTTGGATTCTATCCTACGTTTTTATCGGAGCAAATTTCCCTGCTTTTACGGCAGCTATTATTACAGGGTTCTTCCTTTCCATTTGTGAAGGGGTGTTCCATATTTATATGAAAAGAAAAGTTTTAATCGAGAAGGAGAAAGAAAATAAACAATACCGCCTCGGAACGAATCAGTTACAGACAGAGTTTTCACAGGAAAAAGCTATCCATAAAGGTAAGAAAAAATAA
- a CDS encoding NUDIX hydrolase, with translation MSYKWLEWAKRIQSVSQAGLAFSKDVYDRERFEELRSISAEIMEEYTDLEMEKIKELFTNETGYQTPKVDVRGAVFKDNKILLVREKMDDKWALPGGFCDIGFSPTENVIKEIKEESGYDVVYNRLLAVLDTNKHAHPPLPYHYYKLFIHCEIIGGHASNGVETKDVEFFSESNLPILSTGRNTEAQIQMLFDFLRNPGEDTMID, from the coding sequence ATGAGTTATAAATGGTTGGAGTGGGCAAAGCGGATTCAATCTGTTTCTCAAGCAGGACTAGCCTTTTCAAAGGATGTATATGACAGGGAACGATTTGAAGAATTGCGGAGTATTAGTGCAGAGATAATGGAAGAATACACGGATTTGGAAATGGAAAAAATTAAAGAATTATTCACGAATGAAACGGGTTATCAAACGCCAAAGGTAGATGTTCGTGGGGCAGTTTTTAAAGATAATAAAATCCTATTGGTTAGAGAAAAAATGGATGATAAATGGGCGTTACCCGGTGGATTTTGTGATATCGGATTTTCACCTACTGAAAATGTTATAAAGGAAATAAAGGAAGAATCAGGTTATGATGTTGTATATAATAGGCTTCTAGCCGTGTTGGATACGAATAAACATGCCCATCCACCGCTGCCTTATCATTATTATAAACTATTTATTCATTGCGAAATTATTGGTGGACATGCAAGCAATGGTGTAGAAACGAAGGATGTTGAATTTTTTTCTGAAAGTAATTTGCCTATACTTTCTACTGGCAGAAACACAGAAGCACAAATTCAGATGCTTTTTGACTTTTTGCGAAATCCGGGTGAAGATACAATGATAGATTAA
- a CDS encoding GNAT family N-acetyltransferase encodes MEKVTIKELQSQDEITQAFSVMNQLRTHLDENSYLKLVTEAMEKDMYRLFALYDQDEVVAVIGFKPMITLYYGRFVWVCDLVTSESERSNGHGEKLLSFVHEWAKENGYENVALSSGLKRTEAHRFYEEKMNYDKVSYVFKTALE; translated from the coding sequence ATGGAAAAAGTAACAATCAAAGAACTTCAATCACAGGATGAAATCACTCAGGCATTTTCAGTCATGAATCAGCTTCGTACGCATCTTGATGAAAATAGCTACCTCAAGTTAGTGACCGAAGCTATGGAAAAAGATATGTACAGACTGTTTGCCTTATACGACCAGGATGAGGTTGTAGCAGTTATTGGATTCAAGCCTATGATAACACTCTATTATGGCCGTTTTGTCTGGGTCTGCGACTTAGTAACTAGCGAAAGCGAACGATCAAACGGACACGGTGAGAAACTTCTTTCATTTGTGCATGAATGGGCGAAGGAAAATGGGTATGAAAATGTAGCCCTATCATCTGGGCTAAAACGTACAGAAGCTCATCGTTTTTATGAAGAGAAAATGAATTATGATAAAGTGAGTTATGTGTTTAAGACAGCTTTGGAATAA
- a CDS encoding MFS transporter yields MAKSESLVPLKMLLFSFHASNTVILSFLPLYLQYQGLNGTEIGWVLAVGPLASIFAQPFFGYLSDKYKTVKWVLLICIIGLLIGSTLFFQMNTLISIISMGAVFYFFTTPIGALGDSLAQRRADDLKVPFGSIRTWGSIGFATSALIVGEVLANIGIQYMIIPYLFFGTMALLVVFRLKDVKVDSEPVQLKDVGQIIKNKPFLIFLVLILFITIGHRANDSFIGLYIEQLGGSEGLVGVAWFVGVATEAAMFAFAGFWFKKYHPLIFIITAGILYSMRWFMFAAVEEPVYIIALQFLHGLTFGVFYIAAFSYVTRLIPSLLQSTGHLVFFATFFGVSGIVGSLMGGAIFDSFGGGTLYFGMGSLALVGTIFLIVYHVLPYGKEIPSGERS; encoded by the coding sequence ATGGCAAAAAGCGAATCATTGGTACCATTAAAAATGCTATTATTCAGCTTTCATGCTTCAAATACGGTTATTCTTAGTTTTTTACCATTATATTTGCAGTATCAAGGATTAAATGGAACTGAAATCGGCTGGGTGCTCGCGGTCGGCCCACTTGCTTCTATTTTCGCCCAGCCATTTTTTGGTTATTTAAGTGATAAATATAAAACTGTAAAATGGGTTCTATTAATTTGTATTATTGGGCTTCTCATCGGAAGCACGCTCTTTTTCCAAATGAATACGTTAATTTCGATCATATCGATGGGAGCCGTTTTCTATTTTTTCACCACCCCAATTGGTGCACTTGGTGACAGCCTTGCACAGCGGCGTGCAGACGATCTCAAGGTACCATTTGGAAGCATCCGTACATGGGGATCAATCGGTTTTGCTACATCAGCGCTTATCGTTGGAGAAGTGCTTGCAAATATTGGTATTCAGTATATGATCATCCCATATTTATTTTTTGGAACAATGGCATTGCTCGTCGTGTTTCGCTTAAAAGATGTAAAGGTGGATTCAGAGCCTGTCCAGCTGAAAGATGTCGGACAAATTATTAAAAATAAACCATTCCTTATCTTTTTAGTACTTATTCTGTTTATAACAATTGGACATCGTGCAAATGATAGTTTTATAGGATTGTATATCGAACAGCTTGGCGGTAGTGAAGGCTTGGTCGGTGTCGCGTGGTTTGTGGGCGTTGCTACGGAAGCTGCTATGTTTGCCTTTGCCGGCTTTTGGTTCAAAAAATACCATCCATTAATTTTTATTATCACTGCAGGTATTTTGTATAGTATGCGTTGGTTTATGTTTGCAGCTGTTGAGGAGCCAGTATATATCATTGCACTCCAATTCTTGCATGGACTGACATTTGGCGTGTTTTACATAGCTGCATTTAGCTATGTGACACGATTAATCCCTAGTCTCCTACAATCAACCGGCCATCTTGTATTCTTCGCAACATTTTTCGGCGTATCCGGAATTGTAGGATCACTTATGGGTGGTGCGATATTCGATTCCTTTGGCGGGGGAACATTGTATTTTGGAATGGGAAGCCTTGCATTGGTTGGAACGATATTTCTTATTGTTTATCACGTGCTGCCTTACGGAAAAGAAATTCCATCTGGTGAGCGATCATAG